One Callospermophilus lateralis isolate mCalLat2 chromosome 6, mCalLat2.hap1, whole genome shotgun sequence genomic region harbors:
- the Glyatl3 gene encoding glycine N-acyltransferase-like protein 3, giving the protein MLVLNCSTKLLMLEKILKNHFPESLKVYGAVMNINRGNPFQKEVVLDSWPDFKAVITRRQREAETDNLDHYTNAYAVFYKDVRAYQQLLEEHGVINWNQVFQIQGLQSELYDASKAVANSKQLDIKLTSFKAVHFSPVSSLPDTSFLTGSSPRLTYLSVADADLLNRTWSRGGNEQCLRYIAKLISCFPSVCVRDDKGNPVSWSITDQFATMCHGYTLPDHRRKGYSRLVAITLARKLQSRGFPSQGNVLDDNVASISLLKSVHAEFLPCRFHRLILTPQPFSDQAHL; this is encoded by the exons atgttggtgcTAAACTGTTCTACCAAATTACTGATGCTagagaaaatattgaagaatcaCTTTCCTGAATCACTCAAG GTTTATGGAGCGGTGATGAACATAAATCGTGGGAATCCCTTTCAAAAGGAAGTGGTACTAGATTCATGGCCAGACTTCAAAGCTGTTATCACCCGAAGACAGAGGGAG GCTGAGACAGATAACCTTGACCATTATACTAATGCCTATGCTGTGTTCTACAAGGATGTCAGGGCTTACCAACAGCTATTGGAAGAACATGGTGTTATTAACTGGAACCAAGTTTTTCAAATACAAG GGCTACAGAGTGAGTTATATGATGCTTCCAAAGCTGTTGCCAATTCAAAGCAATTGGATATAAAGCTGACTTCCTTCAAGGCCGTTCATTTTTCTCCTGTTTCATCTCTGCCAGACACCAGTTTCCT AACGGGGTCTTCCCCGCGACTCACCTATCTGAGTGTTGCAGATGCTGATCTCCTCAACCGCACTTGGTCAAGGGGCGGCAATGAGCAGTGTCTCCGGTACATTGCCAAACTCATCTCCTGCTTCCCCAGTGTGTGTGTCCGTGATGACAAGGGAAACCCGGTATCCTGGTCTATCACAGACCAGTTTGCCACCATGTGCCATGGCTACACCCTGCCCGATCATCGAAGGAAAGGTTATAGCCGGCTGGTGGCCATCACACTGGCCAGGAAGCTGCAAAGCCGGGGATTCCCTTCTCAGGGGAATGTTCTGGATGACAACGTGGCATCTATAAGTCTCCTCAAGAGTGTCCATGCTGAGTTCTTGCCTTGTCGTTTTCATAGGCTTATTCTTACCCCCCAACCTTTCTCTGACCAAGCTCACCTTTAG
- the Cenpq gene encoding centromere protein Q, which translates to MPGKANASKKKSQQLKRSSKRKIDNEELELSEKQVRNTGKRNKNHPKNLSSEEQIKHTNLKQIKITSNKRKTWQLLSNSTREHLQTMIESVIIAILSNKIKEKEQIQCHLNYLKIRLLQLCETMKVPPRKLKYLTNVSNLLKMEKAQETANEEGLALLQEEIDKMVETTESMTENIHRLKNKIQIVAHEVEEEEEKVKQMLQMDCSGVLSLPELSQNSLKAPTLHKEILKLIPNQNALLKDLDVLHSSSQMKNLSVFIEEAYKKLDAS; encoded by the exons ATGCCTGGTAAAGCAAATGCTTCTAAGAAGAAGTCTCAACAGTTGAAAAGAAGTTCAAAAAGAAAAATCGATAATGAGGAGCTGGAGTTGTCCGAGAAACAG GTTAGAAAcacaggaaaaagaaataaaaatcatccaAAGAATTTGTCTTCTGAAG AACAAATAAAACATACTAATCTAAAACAGATAAAGATAACATCCAACAAGAGAAAAacctggcaacttctttcaaacagTACCAGAGAGCATTTGCAAACTATGATAGAATCAGTAATAAT agcaATTTTGAGtaacaaaattaaagaaaaggAACAAATACAATGTCATCTCAACTACCTGAAGATAAG ATTACTACAGTTGTGTGAAACCATGAAAGTCCCTCCCAGAAAGCTGAAATATTTAACTAATGTTTCAAATCTACTGAAAATGGAAAAGGCACAAGAAACAGCTAATGAAGAAGGTCTGGCATTATTGCAG GAAGAAATAGATAAAATGGTAGAGACCACAGAATCAATGACTGAAAATATTCATAGActaaagaacaaaattcaaaTTGTGGCACATGaggtagaagaagaggaggaaaaggtAAAACAG ATGCTTCAAATGGATTGTAGTGGGGTACTCTCTCTTCCAGAACTTTCTCAGAACAGTCTTAAAGCACCCACACTTCAC AAAGAAATTTTGAAGCtaattccaaaccaaaatgcTCTTCTAAAGGACTTGGATGTTCTTCACAGTTCATCCCAGATGAAGAACTTGTCAGTGTTCATCGAAGAAGCCTATAAGAAACTAGATGCCTCGtaa